From Carassius auratus strain Wakin chromosome 10, ASM336829v1, whole genome shotgun sequence, a single genomic window includes:
- the LOC113109856 gene encoding transcription regulator protein BACH1-like: protein MSVENSKSFKFTFQSSVHSSHVLQCLNEQRKKDLLCDVTVVAETQSYRAHRAVLASCSDYFSARLSSHTPEGIIVNLPDEVTSEGFEPLLDFAYTSKLIFTKENVLEIRNCASVLGFKDLDKACFDFLLPKFFESSRSPSKVQRKCCKTKCCKSRGAELSSIDGVDVIDEGTSLLQPSQLQLEVKEPSCPPSVAIEDVGKSCHSQEDTDYSLLCPKYRKFQIACGKERSCLDVCDSKPMSLDKSEDDCPLNCLPSSSNEDGKEIFSCDKTPLISNSFSDSLLPECCPLNPGPCTGPPSFPICNESARSICDSEKWGTPPRSGPEDVVRPCELKADRCCEQRSTEEIEVAKQLTFWPDSCQVSPSGLGLVVKASNLNCLKSCHPDPRAVECPFLQSFGAVGAHLHDGEGGPTSQGSPYVPSNQSGEDSDSFDTEGDSESYSSERVCEMALPLSVDQIVSLSRNDFQQMLKQQCLTREQLDVVHDIRRRSKNRIAARRCRKRKLDCIHNLECEIEKLVSEREKLTAERIKLNQMKMTAWQSYSGLYERVCTEAGLRPEQLQVLAKYSSPDCPLSAFLCPSLDLSQSPQAPDLSTHTCCSGAKPPVTSSVENSVAQSSSQNLLPLGVAEAQSHTCLPDASPLECSSMVKLATDLLIGNHETDRLQN, encoded by the exons ATGTCAGTGGAAAACTCCAAGTCGTTTAAGTTCACCTTCCAGTCGTCTGTGCACAGTTCCCACGTTCTGCAATGTCTGAATGAGCAGCGGAAGAAAGATCTTCTGTGTGATGTGACTGTTGTGGCAGAGACCCAGAGTTATCGGGCCCACCGGGCTGTTCTGGCATCCTGCAGTGATTATTTCAGCGCTCGTTTGTCCAGTCATACACCTGAAGGAATTATCGTCAACCTTCCTGATGAG gtTACCTCAGAGGGATTCGAACCCTTGCTGGACTTTGCCTACACCTCAAAACTCATCTTTACTAAAGAGAATGTGCTGGAAATCCGTAACTGTGCCTCTGTTCTTGGTTTCAAGGACTTGGACAAAGCCTGCTTTGACTTCCTTCTCCCCAAGTTCTTTGAGAGCAGCAGAAGTCCATCAAAAGTCCAGAGGAAGTGCTGCAAAACCAAATGCTGCAAATCACGAGGGGCTGAATTGAGCTCGATTGACGGGGTTGATGTTATTGATGAAGGCACATCATTACTTCAGCCCTCGCAGCTTCAGCTTGAAGTCAAAGAGCCATCTTGTCCTCCTTCGGTGGCCATTGAGGATGTCGGAAAAAGCTGTCACAGCCAGGAAGACACAGATTACTCTCTCCTGTGCCCAAAGTACCGGAAGTTTCAAATAGCTTGCGGGAAGGAGCGATCCTGTCTAGATGTTTGCGACTCGAAACCCATGTCCCTTGACAAGTCAGAAGACGATTGTCCTTTAAACTGCCTACCTAGCTCAAGCAATGAAGACGGCAAGGAGATCTTCTCATGTGATAAGACACCTCTCATTAGCAATTCTTTCTCAGATTCTCTTCTGCCTGAATGTTGTCCTCTGAATCCTGGACCTTGCACAGGACCTCCATCATTTCCAATCTGTAATGAGTCGGCACGATCCATTTGTGACTCTGAAAAATGGGGAACGCCCCCTCGCTCAGGCCCGGAGGATGTTGTGAGGCCATGTGAGCTCAAAGCTGACCGATGCTGTGAACAGAGGAGCACGGAGGAAATCGAGGTGGCTAAACAGCTCACGTTCTGGCCGGATTCTTGCCAGGTGTCTCCCTCTGGCCTGGGCTTGGTGGTGAAAGCCTCGAATCTCAACTGTCTGAAAAGCTGCCATCCGGATCCCAGAGCAGTGGAGTGTCCATTCCTGCAGAGCTTTGGCGCGGTGGGAGCTCATCTGCACGATGGAGAGGGGGGGCCAACGTCACAGGGCAGTCCATACGTGCCCTCCAACCAGTCAGGGGAGGACTCTGACAGCTTTGACACAGAGGGGGACAGTGAGTCTTACAGCAGTGAACGAGTGTGTGAG ATGGCGCTGCCGCTGTCTGTGGATCAGATCGTGTCTCTGAGCAGGAATGACTTCCAGCAGATGCTGAAGCAGCAGTGCTTGACACGGGAGCAGCTCGATGTTGTGCATGACATCCGCAGACGGAGCAAAAACCGGATTGCTGCCCGGCGCTGCCGCAAGCGGAAACTTGACTGCATACACAACCTGGAGTGTGAAATCGAGAAACTGGTGAGT GAGCGAGAGAAGCTGACAGCTGAAAGGATCAAGCTGAATCAGATGAAGATGACGGCCTGGCAGAGTTACTCAGGCCTTTATGAGAGGGTCTGTACTGAAGCCGGCCTCAGACCCGAGCAGCTTCAGGTGCTGGCCAAATATTCCTCTCCAGACTGCCCGCTATCTGCCTTCCTGTGCCCCTCTCTAGACCTTTCTCAGAGTCCCCAGGCTCCAGACCTCTCCACACACACCTGTTGCTCTGGAGCCAAACCACCAGTTACTTCCTCAGTGGAGAATTCTGTTGCACAGTCAAGCTCACAGAACCTGTTACCTCTTGGGGTCGCAGAAGCTCAGTCACACACCTGTCTTCCTGACGCCTCGCCACTGGAGTGTAGTTCAATGGTGAAACTCGCCACTGATCTGCTCATCGGCAATCATGAAACCGACAGATTGCAAAATTAA
- the map3k7cl gene encoding MAP3K7 C-terminal-like protein: MITSARRVSADKPEVQISFSLDETSELKDAEDPLPSFPDLEQRLQPVLPFRSLKESIEVYKNHCKIANEFNQVKHEIARLEDRKRELMAELLEDERVSMEFARLEEEYRILTEENQSLITVHSQRAQQLEMLRVIIQKRQGSS; the protein is encoded by the exons ATGATCACCTCAGCTAGACGAGTCTCTGCAGATAAACCTGAAGTACAAATCTCTTTCAGCCTCGACGAAACCTCGG AGTTGAAAGATGCAGAGGATCCCCTTCCATCATTCCCTGACCTTGAACAACGCCTGCAG CCCGTGCTGCCGTTTCGGTCTCTAAAGGAGTCCATTGAAGTGTACAAAAACCACTGCAAGATTGCCAACGAGTTCAACCAGGTCAAACATGAAATCGCCAGGCTGGAAGATAGGAA GAGAGAGCTCATGGCAGAGCTGCTAGAGGATGAAAGGGTGTCAATGGAGTTTGCACGACTTGAGGAGGAATACAGGATACTTACAGAAGAGAACCAAAGTCTGATAACAGTCCATAGCCAACGCGCACAGCAGCTAGAGATGCTCCGAGTGATCATTCAAAAGAGGCAGGGCTCCTCGTGA